A portion of the Tindallia magadiensis genome contains these proteins:
- the coaE gene encoding dephospho-CoA kinase (Dephospho-CoA kinase (CoaE) performs the final step in coenzyme A biosynthesis.), producing MKKVIGLTGPIGSGKSSVSEILRANGAQIIDADIIARQVVQKGTPLLERLQHTFGSGILDHEGHLNRRALGKIVFEKDEKREVLNQLLHPAIIEEVEKCLTLFFNKSKESVAVIDAALLIETGLDQKVDQVWYVEAKVDLRVQRIIQRDNITFKEAMNRVKAQPGQAENKKKAHMVINNNGDKNYLNKQVEYYFNRLMEES from the coding sequence ATGAAAAAAGTTATTGGCCTGACAGGTCCTATTGGTTCAGGAAAAAGTTCGGTATCCGAAATACTCAGGGCAAATGGAGCGCAAATCATTGACGCCGATATAATTGCTAGACAAGTAGTTCAAAAAGGTACGCCACTATTGGAAAGGCTCCAACATACTTTTGGTTCCGGTATTCTTGATCATGAAGGCCATTTGAATCGAAGAGCCTTGGGGAAAATAGTATTTGAAAAGGATGAAAAGAGAGAAGTGTTAAACCAATTGCTGCATCCTGCGATAATAGAAGAGGTTGAAAAATGCTTAACGTTATTTTTTAATAAGTCCAAAGAGAGTGTAGCTGTTATTGATGCGGCCTTGCTTATTGAAACTGGTTTGGATCAAAAGGTTGACCAAGTTTGGTATGTGGAGGCAAAAGTGGATTTGCGCGTTCAACGAATTATCCAAAGGGATAACATCACTTTTAAGGAAGCTATGAATAGAGTGAAGGCTCAACCGGGACAGGCGGAAAATAAAAAGAAGGCGCATATGGTTATTAATAATAATGGCGATAAAAATTATTTAAACAAACAAGTAGAATATTACTTTAATCGACTTATGGAAGAAAGCTAA